From one Trifolium pratense cultivar HEN17-A07 linkage group LG1, ARS_RC_1.1, whole genome shotgun sequence genomic stretch:
- the LOC123902999 gene encoding FCS-Like Zinc finger 8-like, with protein sequence MLLRNRSRVVTRQSLMGEQSPNQNLITTTIPSLFGSPNYRDFHFTSKKSLYGTEALISPTSILDSKALSHFENPFSINNRNKVCSSSRDKVDSRIIGLGLVGVLKDETFHQNSEKLSNRKVLFGTELRVKIPPLPTSTFESKTDFFGSKINDSQNGVLSLRREMELSEEYTCVKSHGPNPKTTHIFDNCVVESYCSVPNSPHYFSLNFLSFCHTCKNHLEHTKDIFIYRGEKAFCSQECRHKEMVLDGAEN encoded by the exons ATGCTACTTAGAAACAGATCAAGAGTAGTGACCAGACAAAGTTTGATGGGTGAACAATCACCAAATCAAAACTTGATCACTACAACTATTCCATCTCTATTTGGTTCACCAAACTATAGAGATTTTCATTTCACTTCTAAAAAATCTCTCTATGGAACTGAAGCTTTGATAAGTCCAACATCAATTCTTGACTCAAAAGCTTTAAGTCATTTTGAGAATCCTTTCTCAATTAACAATAGGAACAAAGTTTGTAGTAGCTCAAGAGACAAAGTAGATTCAAGAATCATTGGACTTGGTCTTGTTGGTGTTCTAAAAGATGAAACTTTTCATcaaaattctgaaaaactaAGTAATAGAAAAGTTCTGTTTGGAACTGAACTTAGAGTGAAAATTCCTCCCTTGCCCACTTCCACGTTTGAGtcaaaaactgatttttttggTAGCAAAATCAATGATTCACAAAATGGTGTTCTTAGTTTGAGACGTGAAATGGAACTTTCTGAAGAATACACATGTGTGAAATCACATGGTCCAAATCCAAAAACAActcatatatttgataattgtgTTGTGGAAAGTTACTGTTCTGTCCCTAATAGTCCTCACTATTTTTCACTGAATTTTCTTAGTTTTTGTCACACTTGCAAAAATCATCTTGAGCATACAAAAGACATCTTCATTTACAG AGGTGAAAAAGCTTTTTGCAGTCAAGAATGTCGACACAAAGAGATGGTGTTAGATGGAGCAGAAAATTAA
- the LOC123896540 gene encoding non-specific lipid transfer protein GPI-anchored 16-like: MGQLSLFQMKVISMFLLITSVKFVLGQISTPCTTSMISSFTPCANFITGSTNYNGLITPSSSCCDSLESMMSTSMDCACLLISANVPFQLLPINRLLSIFLPQACNLNGLPAQCKASGSPLPAPGPAIFGSNVPSLPPTNGSPLSPQADAPKSTILHSTMAPAPAKLAPLKQIHPRKLQKVG; this comes from the exons ATGGGACAACTAAGTTTATTTCAAATGAAAGTGATATCAATGTTTCTTTTAATCACTTCAgtaaaatttgttttaggaCAAATTAGTACACCTTGTACAACATCTATGATTAGTAGTTTCACACCATGTGCAAATTTCATTACAGGAAGCACTAATTATAATGGTTTAATTACACCATCAAGTAGTTGTTGTGATTCATTAGAGTCTATGATGAGTACTAGTATGGATTGTGCTTGTCTTTTAATTTCAGCTAATGTTCCATTTCAATTATTACCTATTAATCGACTTCTTTCAATCTTCCTTCCACAAGCATGTAACCTTAATGGATTGCCTGCACAATGCAAGG CTTCTGGTTCTCCATTACCAGCTCCag GCCCAGCCATCTTTGGATCAAATGTCCCGTCTCTCCCGCCAACTAATGGTTCTCCCTTGAGCCCACAGG CTGATGCTCCCAAATCAACGATTCTACATTCAACAATGGCACCAGCACCGGCAAAACTAGCACCATTGAAGCAAATTCATCCACGAAAACTTCAAAAAGTTGGCTAG
- the LOC123903004 gene encoding sucrose-binding protein-like, translated as MGIKTKLSIFIFLFFLINIAICREETDPELKTCKHQCHQQRQYDEHDKRICMKECDEYHEMKQEREKHKEDKDDEKEVENPYVFEYKDFDTILDTEDGRISVLNMFDQKSKLLRNVENYGLAVLEAKAHAFVSPHHFDSEVIFFNMKGRGIIGLVEEDNTERFNLEAGDIIRVPAGTPIYLVNRDENEKLFIAALHMPSSPGSAPLNFEAFFGPAGRNPESVLTAFSSKVLQAAFKTSKGKLESVLEEQKKERIFKIRKEDVHGMAPKKSIWPFGGQFNGPFNIFSNKPSFSNQFGSLFEIGPSESKSGLEGLNVMLSFANITKGSMSTIYYNTNANKIAFVVDGEGYFEMACPHYMSSRSDSKHRKSSGAYHKINARLRPGMVFVVPAGHPFVTIASKNNNLKIVCFEVNAQRNKKLAFAGKKNIVLALDKTAKELAFDLAAEKVDEMFKRDEEFFFSYNVDESKEDRGHADV; from the exons ATGGGAATTAAAACCAAGCTTTCTATATTTatcttcctcttcttcctcATAAACATAGCCATATGCAGAGAAGAAACAGACCCAGAACTCAAAACATGTAAACACCAATGTCACCAACAACGTCAATATGATGAACATGATAAACGGATATGTATGAAGGAGTGTGATGAATATCATGAAATGAAGCAAGAACGAGAGAAACATAAGGAAGATAAAGATGATGAAAAAGAAGTTGAAAATCCTTATGTTTTTGAATATAAGGATTTTGATACTATATTGGATACTGAGGATGGTAGAATTTCGGTTCTAAATATGTTTGATCAAAAATCAAAGCTACTAAGAAATGTTGAGAATTATGGTTTGGCTGTTTTAGAAGCTAAAGCACATGCTTTTGTTTCTCCACATCACTTTGATTCTGAGGTTATTTTCTTCAACATGAAAG GGAGAGGCATAATTGGGTTGGTGGAGGAAGATAATACAGAGAGATTCAACCTTGAAGCTGGTGACATTATCAGGGTACCTGCAGGGACACCTATATACTTGGttaatagagatgagaatgagaagctttttattgcagctttgcACATGCCATCTTCCCCTGGTTCTGCTCCATTAAATTTTGAG GCATTTTTTGGGCCTGCAGGGAGAAATCCAGAATCTGTCCTCACAGCATTCAGCTCCAAAGTGCTCCAAGCAGCATTCAAGACTTCAAAAGGGAAGTTAGAAAGTGTTTTGGAAGAACAAAAGAAGGAAAGGATTTTCAAAATACGAAAAGAAGATGTACATGGCATGGCTCCTAAGAAAAGTATTTGGCCTTTTGGTGGACAATTTAACGGTCCATTCAATATTTTCAGCAACAAACCATCTTTCTCTAACCAATTTGGTAGTCTGTTTGAAATTGGTCCTTCAGAATCAAAAAGTGGTCTTGAAGGACTGAATGTAATGCTTAGCTTTGCCAACATCACAAAGGGATCTATGTCTACTATTTACTACAACACAAATGCAAACAAAATAGCATTTGTAGTTGATGGTGAAGGATATTTTGAGATGGCATGCCCACATTATATGTCATCACGCTCAGACTCTAAACATAGAAAGAGTAGCGGTGCATACCACAAGATCAATGCAAGGTTAAGGCCTGGAATGGTGTTTGTTGTTCCAGCTGGTCATCCTTTTGTAACCATTGCATCCAAGAACAATAATCTCAAGATTGTTTGCTTTGAGGTTAATGCACAAAGGAACAAGAAGCTTGCTTTTGCAG GGAAGAAGAACATTGTGCTTGCATTGGACAAGACAGCGAAGGAGCTAGCATTCGACTTAGCTGCTGAGAAGGTGGATGAGATGTTTAAGAGAGACGAGGAAttctttttctcttataatGTGGATGAGAGCAAGGAGGATCGTGGTCATGCTGATGTTTGA
- the LOC123885557 gene encoding non-specific lipid transfer protein GPI-anchored 5-like — protein MAFKGYVLCLVMILVANMMTQNEAQSSCTSTLTNLSPCLNYIMGSSSNPSASCCSQLSTVVQSSPQCLCSLLNGGGSSFGITINQTLALSLPSACKVQTPPVSQCKGGNGPISPSSSSSPVGSPVDSPTDSSTESPEGSITPSPSNFPSAGGGSKSVPSTNGGSSDGSTIKVSFNFVLSLLAIVFCVVTKF, from the exons ATGGCATTTAAAGGGTATGTCCTATGTCTAGTTATGATCCTAGTGGCCAATATGATGACTCAAAATGAAGCCCAATCAAGCTGTACTTCTACACTCACTAACTTGAGCCCTTGTCTAAACTACATAATGGGTAGTTCATCAAACCCATCAGCTTCATGTTGCTCACAACTTTCAACTGTAGTTCAATCTTCTCCACAGTGTCTCTGCTCCTTGCTTAATGGTGGTGGCTCTTCTTTTGGAATTACCATAAATCAAACTCTTGCTCTGTCTCTCCCTTCTGCTTGTAAAGTTCAAACTCCACCTGTTAGTCAGTGCAAAG GTGGAAATGGACCAATATCTCCTTCAAGTTCAAGTTCTCCAGTGGGGTCTCCTGTTGATTCACCAACTGATTCTTCAACTGAATCACCTGAAGGCTCAATAACACCTTCTCCTTCAAACTTTCCCTCAG CAGGAGGAGGTTCAAAAAGTGTCCCATCAACAAACGGTGGCTCATCTGATGGAAGCACCATTAAAGTCTCATTCAACTTTGTTCTTTCTCTTCTTGCCATTGTGTTTTGTGTTGTCACCAAGTTTTAA